In a single window of the Rhodoferax saidenbachensis genome:
- a CDS encoding Bug family tripartite tricarboxylate transporter substrate binding protein — MIPSHFNRRSLLAAGAATASSLWLPQARAQAAWPTKPIRLVVPFAPGGSSEIVARAVAGEMAKTIGQNVFVENKPGAAGNIAMQEVANSTDDHTLILGHIGTLAVNPYIFAKLPYDVNRDFVPITLVSKVPSLYVVHPDLPVKNLKEFVAYAKSKPGQLNYGSAGNGSAGHLAFEYLKMVSDTFVLHVPYRGTGPMLTDLMAGRLQAASVGAPALLPFIKAGKLRCIATGTAQRLPDMPDVPTVAEQGYKGFEMTQWYGLMVPSKWPKANAAKFEAEAIKAARGSVVKEKLGHEMALAVGNTGTEFGAFIKSEQARWKPVIARAEIKPDGA; from the coding sequence ATGATTCCATCGCACTTCAACCGCCGCAGCCTGCTCGCCGCTGGTGCAGCCACCGCTTCCAGCCTGTGGCTGCCACAGGCCCGCGCGCAGGCGGCTTGGCCTACCAAACCTATCCGCCTTGTGGTGCCGTTCGCACCTGGTGGCAGTTCCGAGATCGTGGCCCGGGCCGTGGCTGGAGAAATGGCCAAGACCATCGGGCAGAACGTCTTTGTGGAAAACAAGCCCGGTGCAGCAGGCAATATCGCCATGCAGGAAGTCGCAAACAGCACCGATGACCACACGCTGATACTCGGCCACATCGGGACCTTGGCAGTCAACCCCTACATTTTCGCGAAGCTACCTTATGACGTGAACCGGGATTTTGTACCGATCACACTGGTCTCCAAAGTACCGAGCCTGTACGTCGTGCACCCCGATCTGCCCGTGAAAAATCTCAAGGAGTTTGTCGCCTACGCCAAAAGCAAACCCGGCCAACTGAACTACGGTTCTGCCGGCAATGGAAGTGCAGGGCATCTGGCTTTTGAGTACCTGAAAATGGTCAGCGACACTTTCGTCCTGCACGTTCCTTATCGCGGAACCGGCCCCATGCTGACCGACCTGATGGCAGGTCGACTGCAGGCTGCATCCGTGGGCGCGCCAGCGCTGCTGCCTTTTATCAAGGCCGGAAAACTCCGTTGTATTGCAACCGGCACGGCACAGCGTCTGCCGGACATGCCCGATGTCCCCACGGTCGCTGAACAGGGCTACAAGGGATTTGAGATGACGCAGTGGTACGGGTTGATGGTCCCCAGCAAATGGCCCAAGGCCAATGCGGCCAAGTTCGAAGCAGAAGCGATCAAGGCTGCGCGCGGCAGTGTCGTCAAGGAAAAGTTGGGCCACGAGATGGCGCTGGCGGTTGGCAATACGGGTACCGAGTTCGGTGCCTTCATCAAGAGCGAGCAGGCACGCTGGAAGCCGGTCATAGCCCGCGCCGAGATCAAGCCCGACGGCGCTTGA
- a CDS encoding response regulator: MRILLAEDEHALGEWLTKALEQSGYRVDWRDDGHLVERALVDHDYDAVVLDLGLPGRSGNDILRRLRAQDKRLPVLVLTARDSLTERVSTLNEGADDFLAKPFALAELEARLTALVRRARGNEHPRFACGPLQFDTVSRHFTLGSENLPLSPREHALLKALIQRSGEPLSRQQVMDRVFSDEEDVQPSVMDVLVHRLRKRLEHSGVRIQTYRGLGYVLELDSPG; encoded by the coding sequence ATGCGAATCCTGCTGGCTGAAGATGAACACGCCCTGGGCGAATGGCTGACCAAGGCACTTGAGCAGAGCGGCTATCGGGTGGATTGGCGCGATGACGGGCATCTCGTGGAGCGCGCGCTGGTGGATCACGATTACGACGCAGTGGTGCTCGATCTCGGATTGCCGGGGCGCAGCGGCAACGACATTCTGCGGCGGCTGCGCGCACAGGACAAAAGGCTTCCGGTTCTGGTCCTGACAGCGCGCGACTCACTCACTGAACGGGTCAGCACCTTGAATGAAGGGGCCGATGACTTTCTGGCCAAACCGTTTGCGCTGGCTGAGTTGGAGGCCCGTCTGACCGCCTTGGTGCGCCGTGCCCGGGGCAACGAGCATCCGCGATTCGCGTGTGGCCCGCTGCAGTTTGATACGGTATCTCGCCATTTCACGCTGGGTTCGGAAAATCTCCCGCTGTCGCCACGCGAGCACGCATTGCTCAAGGCACTGATCCAGCGCAGTGGCGAGCCCTTGTCCCGCCAGCAGGTCATGGACCGTGTGTTCAGCGACGAGGAGGACGTGCAGCCCAGCGTGATGGACGTCCTGGTGCACCGGCTGCGCAAGCGGCTTGAACACAGTGGTGTTCGTATTCAGACTTACCGAGGCTTGGGATATGTTCTCGAACTGGATTCGCCGGGCTAG
- a CDS encoding sensor histidine kinase codes for MFSNWIRRASIRVRLLALLLPTMALVTVVSLWLTRADAIASANAAYDRSLLGAIKALDLNVSTASGGLSVELPYRLFEFFQLTATGNVYFRVATADSLVEIGSPDLPKPPSPLRTGVPTFYDATYFGESVRVGAFMRPLEQSLTGSNDAQLVIQVAESTASREQFTAVFVNRAALRDLLLLALIGASVVIALTVALRPITRLAVQTKARGPDDLRPLQAEGLPEDIRPLVDAINQQLERTNRLVIERRGFIDDASHQLRTPLTVLRAQLDYVLREPDPEQRQAALEALSEEMGNTIRATNQLLTLARTDAADPQWERFDLGDLAREVALELLPLARARGVDLGVNEQSEPLEAHGDRGMLQHALINIAHNAIQHGLPQGVVTLHVAADRLGFSLQVIDNGPGMDPVVLNRLGQRFVKSRGSRGSGLGLAIAHAVIERHAGRLRVEPAQNATGCCVALWWPRV; via the coding sequence ATGTTCTCGAACTGGATTCGCCGGGCTAGCATCAGGGTCAGGTTGCTGGCCCTGTTGTTGCCTACGATGGCCTTGGTAACGGTCGTCAGTCTGTGGCTAACCCGCGCCGACGCGATTGCTTCGGCCAATGCCGCCTATGACCGTTCTTTGCTCGGGGCCATCAAGGCGCTCGATTTGAATGTTTCCACCGCCTCGGGCGGGCTATCGGTCGAGCTGCCCTACCGTCTTTTTGAATTCTTCCAGCTCACGGCAACAGGCAACGTCTATTTCCGGGTGGCCACCGCAGACAGTCTGGTGGAAATAGGCAGCCCGGACCTGCCAAAGCCGCCGTCCCCATTGCGCACCGGCGTTCCCACTTTCTACGACGCCACCTACTTTGGAGAGTCCGTCCGCGTGGGTGCCTTCATGCGGCCACTGGAGCAGTCCTTGACTGGCAGCAACGATGCGCAACTGGTCATTCAAGTCGCGGAGAGCACTGCATCGCGCGAGCAGTTCACGGCAGTTTTTGTGAACCGTGCAGCGCTGCGGGATCTACTGCTGCTGGCCTTGATAGGGGCGTCCGTGGTGATTGCGCTGACGGTGGCGCTGCGGCCGATTACGCGCCTGGCGGTCCAGACAAAGGCGCGCGGGCCAGATGATTTGCGACCGCTTCAAGCGGAAGGCTTGCCCGAGGACATACGGCCCCTGGTGGACGCCATCAACCAGCAACTGGAAAGAACCAACCGCCTGGTGATCGAACGCCGAGGGTTCATCGACGACGCATCACACCAACTGCGCACGCCCCTGACTGTTTTGCGTGCCCAGCTTGACTACGTTCTGCGCGAACCAGACCCTGAACAGCGCCAGGCCGCGCTCGAAGCTTTGTCCGAGGAAATGGGCAACACGATTCGCGCCACCAACCAGCTCCTGACCTTGGCGCGCACCGATGCTGCCGATCCACAATGGGAACGGTTTGATCTCGGGGATTTGGCACGGGAGGTCGCGCTGGAGCTGTTGCCCCTGGCCCGCGCGCGCGGTGTCGATTTGGGCGTCAACGAGCAATCCGAACCTCTGGAGGCGCATGGCGACCGGGGAATGCTGCAACACGCGCTGATCAACATCGCACACAACGCCATCCAGCACGGGCTTCCCCAAGGCGTGGTCACGCTACACGTGGCTGCCGACAGGCTTGGCTTTAGCCTTCAGGTCATCGACAACGGCCCGGGCATGGACCCGGTGGTATTGAACCGCTTGGGACAGCGATTTGTGAAAAGCAGGGGCAGCCGTGGCTCCGGGCTGGGGCTCGCGATTGCGCATGCCGTGATTGAACGCCACGCAGGGCGCCTGCGCGTGGAGCCCGCCCAGAATGCCACGGGCTGCTGTGTGGCCCTATGGTGGCCCCGCGTATGA
- a CDS encoding tripartite tricarboxylate transporter substrate binding protein, whose product MKRLFILLSLAVAVAHAGGLDGARCIAPAKPGGGFDLTCQLAQSALQEAGLTQVPLSIQYQPGGIGALAFKNAVTQRPTDARTVVAFSSGSLLNLAQGRFGPYTSRDVHWIASLGLDYGVIAVRQDAPYKTLTQLVNALKESPNRIVFGAGGSIGSQDWMKAALLARAAGVSHKVMRFVAFEGGGEALTALRGDHVQALAGDTAEVARQMDQGAKVRVLAVLAAERLPGRWAQTPTAREQGFDIRWPIVRGLYVGPGVNAKDRTMWVDALTRAMAHPSLPGELARTGFQPAWVTGAELETLINKQMLEYRQLAIEFGVSR is encoded by the coding sequence ATGAAACGTCTGTTCATTCTGCTGAGTTTGGCGGTCGCTGTGGCGCACGCGGGTGGGCTGGACGGCGCGCGCTGCATCGCTCCCGCCAAGCCCGGTGGTGGTTTTGATCTGACCTGCCAATTGGCCCAGTCTGCTTTGCAGGAGGCCGGCCTCACCCAAGTCCCGCTGTCCATCCAGTACCAACCTGGCGGAATAGGCGCCTTGGCTTTCAAAAACGCCGTGACGCAACGGCCCACCGATGCGCGGACTGTCGTCGCCTTTTCCTCGGGTTCGCTGCTCAATCTGGCACAAGGCCGGTTTGGTCCCTACACGTCGCGCGACGTGCATTGGATTGCCAGCCTGGGCCTGGACTACGGTGTGATTGCTGTCAGGCAGGACGCCCCCTACAAGACATTGACCCAACTGGTCAATGCACTGAAGGAATCGCCCAATCGCATTGTCTTTGGCGCTGGCGGGTCGATTGGCAGCCAGGACTGGATGAAAGCTGCGCTATTGGCCCGGGCCGCTGGCGTGAGCCATAAAGTCATGCGCTTTGTGGCATTTGAAGGCGGTGGAGAAGCATTGACGGCGTTGCGTGGAGACCATGTACAAGCGCTGGCCGGAGACACTGCCGAAGTCGCACGACAAATGGACCAGGGTGCCAAAGTCCGGGTTCTGGCTGTGCTGGCGGCGGAGCGTTTGCCGGGCCGTTGGGCGCAGACGCCCACAGCCAGAGAGCAGGGTTTTGATATCCGATGGCCCATTGTTCGTGGCTTATACGTCGGCCCCGGAGTCAACGCCAAAGACCGAACCATGTGGGTGGACGCGCTCACCCGTGCGATGGCGCATCCCTCCCTGCCGGGCGAACTGGCCCGCACCGGATTTCAACCCGCATGGGTAACCGGCGCGGAACTGGAGACCTTGATCAACAAACAGATGCTGGAGTACCGCCAGTTGGCCATCGAGTTTGGCGTTTCCCGCTGA
- a CDS encoding LysR family transcriptional regulator: MELRQLKYFVAIADCSSFSKAAERVFVAQSALSHQIAQLENELGAQLFHRSRRGVELTEAGVRFFPHAVSILRQADEAIASARSGSDEPSGKVVFGLPHSVSNALALPLLREVRQRFPKVQLELTEELTGNLTKQLRTGQINLAVLFDDGHLSEFASVPFLREQMVLIEPAQGAPKRAATITLKQVLAMPLILPANPHGVRPIIEDAALQAGLAPPQVYADISSISILRTTLLAGLGRTLLPLMPFKQEIDQGLLVATRVGRPPLERVLALCTSGHIPGSAASQAVARLMLDLVGELCASGDWLGAAPIAEKV; this comes from the coding sequence ATGGAACTTCGCCAGCTCAAATACTTTGTTGCCATTGCCGACTGCAGTTCTTTTTCCAAGGCGGCAGAGCGGGTGTTTGTGGCCCAGTCGGCCCTGAGTCATCAGATTGCGCAACTGGAGAACGAGCTGGGTGCCCAGCTGTTTCACCGCTCGCGCAGAGGCGTGGAGCTCACCGAGGCCGGTGTGCGGTTTTTTCCGCACGCGGTGTCCATCCTGCGGCAGGCGGACGAGGCGATTGCCAGTGCGCGCAGTGGCAGCGACGAGCCCAGCGGCAAGGTGGTGTTTGGCCTGCCACACAGTGTGTCCAACGCGCTGGCCTTGCCCTTGTTGCGCGAGGTGCGCCAGCGGTTTCCCAAGGTGCAACTGGAACTGACGGAGGAACTGACCGGCAACCTCACCAAACAATTGCGCACCGGCCAGATCAACCTGGCCGTCTTGTTTGACGACGGCCATCTGTCAGAGTTTGCGTCGGTGCCGTTTCTGCGCGAGCAGATGGTCCTGATTGAGCCCGCGCAGGGCGCCCCAAAACGCGCTGCCACTATCACGCTCAAGCAGGTGCTGGCCATGCCGCTGATCCTGCCAGCCAACCCGCATGGCGTGCGCCCCATCATTGAAGACGCAGCTTTGCAAGCCGGGCTGGCCCCGCCCCAGGTGTATGCCGACATCAGCTCCATCAGCATCCTGCGCACCACCTTGCTCGCGGGCTTGGGGCGTACTTTGTTGCCGCTGATGCCGTTCAAGCAGGAGATTGACCAGGGCCTTTTGGTAGCCACCCGGGTCGGGCGTCCGCCGCTGGAGCGGGTGCTGGCGCTGTGCACGTCGGGCCATATCCCGGGCTCGGCCGCATCACAGGCGGTGGCGCGCCTGATGCTGGATCTGGTGGGCGAGTTGTGTGCGTCGGGCGACTGGCTGGGCGCTGCGCCGATTGCGGAAAAGGTGTAG
- a CDS encoding TlpA family protein disulfide reductase, whose amino-acid sequence MPKKFLTIAQFLAATLLCSPGATWAQTKADVPSAARFDMAAIQGKTLSGETLSSTRIQGKVTVVFYWSTACTVCMNSLPELRANADGWRNKPFVLVTVNLDRNAADWQAYEKIVAQMQAPSPGLISVRPSELPSTLARLPLVLLVDAQGKVVSRYEGRLAPEVWDGVADLLP is encoded by the coding sequence ATGCCCAAGAAATTTCTTACTATCGCCCAGTTCCTGGCGGCCACGTTGCTTTGCAGCCCGGGAGCCACATGGGCACAAACCAAAGCCGATGTGCCCTCCGCCGCCCGCTTTGATATGGCGGCCATTCAGGGCAAAACCCTCAGCGGGGAAACACTCTCCAGCACACGTATCCAGGGAAAGGTAACCGTGGTCTTCTACTGGTCAACCGCCTGCACGGTGTGTATGAACAGCTTGCCGGAACTGCGTGCCAATGCCGACGGCTGGCGCAACAAGCCTTTTGTCCTGGTCACGGTCAATCTGGACCGCAACGCCGCAGATTGGCAGGCGTACGAGAAAATAGTGGCGCAAATGCAAGCCCCTTCGCCGGGGCTTATCAGCGTGCGCCCCAGCGAACTTCCCAGCACGCTGGCCCGGCTACCCCTGGTGTTGCTGGTGGATGCCCAAGGCAAGGTGGTTTCTCGCTACGAAGGGCGGCTGGCGCCCGAGGTGTGGGATGGTGTGGCAGATCTGCTGCCCTGA
- a CDS encoding IS30 family transposase produces MKLNQEYKQLDYKERQTIAVCLELGLSIRAVARVLGRAPSTVSREINRNSGAGAYSCRFAQQRFVRRRRHSRPPPKLVAGNALFASVHALLQLRWSPQQIASRLATLHPHEAHQRVSHETIYNVIYAQPRGELRRELIACLRLARTKRWPRSRGEDRRGQIADLLSIHVRPPQVEDRLFPGHWEGDLIKGAGNLSAVGTLVERSTRLLMLVKLPHPNPATAAHVLQAFTDKLNGIAKPMRQTLTYDRGREMAHHAQLTANTGVAVYFCDPHSPWQRGTNENTNGLVRQFLPKGTDLSGYSQEQLDGIADLMNGRPRKTLGWLTPLEVYGQWLAKLEHSPDSIQ; encoded by the coding sequence ATGAAACTGAACCAAGAGTACAAACAGCTCGATTACAAAGAGCGCCAGACCATTGCTGTATGCCTTGAGCTCGGATTGAGTATCCGGGCGGTAGCCCGAGTACTGGGTCGTGCCCCCTCCACGGTGAGTCGTGAGATCAACCGAAACAGCGGTGCTGGTGCCTATAGTTGCCGATTCGCACAACAGCGCTTTGTGCGCAGGCGTCGCCACAGCAGACCGCCCCCGAAGCTGGTGGCGGGCAATGCCCTCTTCGCCTCTGTGCACGCCTTATTGCAACTGCGTTGGTCACCCCAGCAAATTGCCTCTCGCCTAGCTACACTGCATCCGCATGAGGCGCACCAACGCGTCTCTCACGAAACCATCTACAACGTCATCTACGCCCAACCCCGGGGTGAGCTGCGCCGCGAGCTCATTGCCTGTTTGCGTCTGGCCCGCACCAAGCGCTGGCCCCGTTCACGTGGCGAAGACCGCCGCGGTCAGATCGCTGATCTCTTGAGCATCCATGTACGTCCCCCGCAGGTTGAGGATCGACTGTTCCCTGGTCACTGGGAAGGTGACTTGATCAAAGGAGCAGGCAACCTCAGTGCTGTGGGCACCCTGGTAGAGCGCAGCACCCGGCTCCTGATGTTGGTAAAGCTGCCGCATCCCAACCCAGCCACTGCAGCCCACGTGCTGCAAGCGTTTACGGACAAGCTCAACGGTATTGCCAAGCCTATGCGCCAAACACTGACTTATGACCGGGGGCGTGAGATGGCTCACCATGCGCAATTGACAGCCAACACCGGGGTTGCCGTGTATTTCTGTGATCCGCACAGTCCTTGGCAGCGTGGCACCAATGAGAACACCAACGGTTTGGTACGACAGTTCCTGCCAAAGGGGACAGACCTGTCGGGTTACAGCCAGGAGCAACTCGACGGGATTGCTGACTTGATGAATGGACGGCCTCGCAAGACGCTGGGCTGGTTGACTCCGCTGGAGGTGTACGGCCAGTGGCTGGCCAAGCTTGAGCACTCTCCTGACTCCATCCAATAA
- a CDS encoding OmpA family protein: MTRTPWLLALALTLANVGCAHQTERVVLLPQEGRRSALDVTGPDGRTVTLSQPYAEAVVTSRETGLAQVSADTVAQRYSEVMAAIPMAVKRFSLFFVTGGTELTRESESQIPAILAEVAQAPAAEVLVIGHTDRVGKLEANDMLSLKRAQLIRTRLIAVGVPASDTVAIGRGDREPLVVTADQVASPRNRRVDIKVR; the protein is encoded by the coding sequence ATGACCCGCACTCCCTGGCTGCTTGCGCTGGCTCTGACGCTTGCGAACGTGGGCTGTGCCCACCAGACTGAGCGTGTGGTGCTGTTGCCGCAAGAAGGGCGACGCAGCGCACTGGATGTGACTGGCCCCGATGGGCGCACCGTCACGCTGAGCCAACCGTATGCCGAGGCGGTGGTGACCTCGCGTGAGACCGGGCTGGCCCAGGTCAGCGCCGACACGGTGGCCCAGCGTTACAGCGAAGTGATGGCAGCCATCCCCATGGCGGTCAAACGGTTCAGCCTGTTTTTTGTGACCGGTGGCACCGAACTGACCCGGGAGTCGGAAAGCCAGATTCCCGCCATCCTGGCCGAGGTGGCCCAGGCACCTGCGGCCGAAGTGCTGGTGATTGGCCACACAGACAGGGTCGGCAAGCTGGAGGCCAATGACATGTTGTCGCTCAAGCGCGCGCAGTTGATTCGCACGCGGCTCATCGCAGTGGGTGTTCCGGCCAGTGACACGGTGGCCATCGGACGAGGCGACCGTGAGCCGCTGGTGGTCACCGCCGACCAAGTGGCCTCACCGCGCAACCGGCGTGTCGATATCAAGGTGCGTTAA
- a CDS encoding FecR family protein gives MRLRPIKLLQVGGMAALLSIACPVFAADAAAGMVKNLTGTVSIVRAGVSTPAQVGSEVMAQDKIVTGANSSVGIALKDDTLLSAGSGSVLALDRFAFNTTTYEGSMSLRILKGTLRAITGLISHHSPGAMKFSTPTATLGIRGTDFIVDVP, from the coding sequence ATGCGCCTACGTCCAATCAAGCTGCTGCAAGTGGGGGGGATGGCTGCGCTGCTGTCTATTGCGTGCCCCGTGTTTGCGGCCGATGCTGCTGCCGGAATGGTCAAAAACCTCACGGGGACCGTCAGCATCGTGCGGGCGGGGGTGTCCACACCCGCCCAGGTGGGCTCGGAGGTGATGGCGCAGGACAAGATCGTGACCGGTGCCAACAGCAGTGTGGGCATTGCGCTGAAGGACGACACCCTGTTGTCGGCCGGCTCGGGCAGCGTGCTGGCGTTGGACCGGTTTGCCTTCAACACCACCACGTACGAGGGCAGCATGTCGCTGCGTATCCTCAAAGGCACGCTGCGTGCCATTACCGGCTTGATCTCGCACCATTCTCCGGGCGCGATGAAGTTCAGCACGCCCACCGCGACGCTGGGTATCCGCGGTACGGATTTCATTGTGGACGTACCGTGA
- a CDS encoding rod shape-determining protein yields the protein MGVLASIFGTALYVQLSPARLTIRNAKTGEVVSEPPELALTRGAKPTIMGVGNLARMCGRTEPVDIINPFAHPRTLIGDFTVGEQVLKAFVTRMKGSSLFAPAPFIVMHPLGDHEGGLTQVEIRALHELALGAGAREVSVWQGRALTDEEVLSRQFPSDGKVLS from the coding sequence ATGGGCGTGCTGGCTTCCATCTTCGGCACGGCGTTGTATGTGCAGCTCTCCCCAGCGCGGCTGACCATACGCAACGCCAAGACGGGCGAGGTGGTTTCCGAGCCCCCCGAGTTGGCCCTCACCCGGGGTGCCAAGCCCACCATCATGGGTGTCGGCAATCTGGCCCGCATGTGTGGCAGGACTGAGCCGGTGGACATCATCAATCCGTTCGCGCACCCACGCACCTTGATCGGTGACTTCACGGTAGGCGAGCAGGTGCTCAAGGCCTTTGTCACACGCATGAAAGGCAGCTCGCTTTTCGCTCCTGCGCCCTTCATCGTCATGCATCCCCTGGGTGACCATGAAGGCGGGCTGACGCAAGTCGAGATTCGCGCCCTGCACGAGTTGGCGCTGGGCGCCGGAGCCCGCGAAGTTTCGGTCTGGCAAGGCCGCGCACTCACGGACGAAGAGGTGCTGTCGCGCCAGTTCCCGTCCGACGGCAAGGTACTCTCCTAG
- a CDS encoding chemotaxis protein, with protein MSTTSFAKPNSQAPAAADRRFELLLFRLGKKDGSDQQELFGINVFKVREIVVAPHITSIVNAPKHNLGVANVRGQLIPVVDLPSVVGCVPQTGSKIVLVTEFARTTQAFLVDAVEEIIQMEWKHLQDAESSGGGLVSGIARIDGDVPNSRLAQVLDVEQILRTVSPQPQSEKEDHSGLPDIHLPEGSTILFVDDSAVARLLIEEGLKSMKLKHTVAKNGKEAWEKLVALQAEAVAQGKAAKDKVALVLTDLEMPEMDGFTLTDNIKKDPRFAGIPVIIYSSLTGTASEGHANSVGADAYVAKFEPKELRESIRSTLAKRR; from the coding sequence ATGAGCACTACAAGTTTTGCCAAACCCAACAGCCAGGCACCCGCCGCAGCCGACCGCCGGTTTGAGCTGCTTTTGTTCCGTTTGGGCAAGAAAGACGGCAGCGACCAACAGGAGCTGTTTGGTATCAACGTGTTCAAGGTGCGCGAAATTGTGGTCGCACCGCACATTACCTCCATCGTCAACGCACCCAAACACAACCTGGGTGTAGCCAACGTGCGCGGACAGCTCATTCCCGTAGTGGATTTGCCCAGCGTGGTGGGCTGTGTGCCACAGACCGGCTCCAAGATCGTGCTGGTGACCGAATTTGCGCGCACCACCCAGGCGTTTTTGGTGGACGCGGTGGAAGAAATCATCCAGATGGAGTGGAAACACCTGCAGGACGCCGAGTCCAGCGGCGGTGGCCTGGTTTCGGGTATTGCCCGCATCGACGGTGATGTGCCCAACTCGCGCCTGGCCCAGGTGCTGGACGTGGAGCAGATCCTGCGCACCGTCAGCCCGCAGCCCCAGTCCGAAAAAGAAGACCACAGCGGTCTGCCCGACATTCACCTGCCCGAAGGTTCGACCATCCTGTTTGTGGACGACTCCGCCGTGGCGCGCCTGCTGATCGAAGAGGGCCTCAAGTCCATGAAGCTCAAGCACACCGTGGCGAAGAACGGCAAGGAAGCCTGGGAGAAACTGGTCGCGTTGCAGGCCGAAGCCGTGGCCCAGGGCAAGGCCGCCAAGGACAAGGTGGCCCTGGTGCTGACCGATCTGGAAATGCCAGAGATGGACGGCTTCACGCTCACCGACAACATCAAGAAAGACCCGCGTTTTGCGGGCATCCCGGTCATCATTTACTCATCCCTCACCGGGACCGCCAGCGAAGGCCACGCCAACAGCGTGGGCGCCGACGCCTATGTGGCCAAGTTCGAACCCAAGGAGCTGCGCGAGTCCATCCGCAGCACGCTGGCCAAGCGGCGCTGA